The Penaeus chinensis breed Huanghai No. 1 chromosome 16, ASM1920278v2, whole genome shotgun sequence genome window below encodes:
- the LOC125033273 gene encoding uncharacterized protein DDB_G0271670-like → SSSSSSSSSSSSSSSSSSSSSSSSSSSSSSSSSSSSSSSSSSSSSSSSSSSSSSSSSSSSSLSLSLSLSLSLSSSSSSSSSSSSSSSSSSSSSSSSSSSSSSSSSSSSSSSSSSSSSSSSSSSSSSSSSSSSSSSSSSSSSSSSSSSSSSSPSPSSSSSSSSSSFSSPSSSSSSSSPPSSSSSSSSSSSSSSSSSSSSSSSSSSSSSSSSSSSSSSSSSSSSSSSSSSSSSLGPSYNTQKVGFGPRADS, encoded by the exons tcttcatcttcatcttcatcttcatcttcatcttcatcttcatcatcttcatcttcatcttcatcttcatcttcatcatcttcttcatcttcatcttcatcatcttcttcatcttcatcttcatcttcatcttcatcatcttcttcatcttcatcttcatcttcatcttcatcatcttcatctttatctttatctttatctttatctttatctttatcttcatcttcatcttcatcttcatcttcatcttcatcttcatcttcatcttcatcttcatcttcatcttcatcttcatcttcatcttcatcttcatcttcatcttcatcttcatcttcatcttcatcttcatcttcatcttcatcttcatcttcatcttcatcatcttcatcatcttcttcatcttcatcttcatcttcatcttcatcttcatcttcatcttcatcttcatcttcaccttcaccttcatc ctcctcctcctcctcctcttcctctttctcctccccctcctcctcctcctcctcctcctcccccccctcctcctcctcctcctcctcctcctcctcctcctcctcctcctcttcctcctcctcctcctcctcctcctcctcctcctcctcctcctcctcctcctcctcttcctcttcctcttcctcttcctcttcctcttcctcatcatcatcatcatcatca agctTGGGGCCCAGctacaacactcagaaggtcggATTCGGACCGCGGGCCGACAGTTGA